In Rhinatrema bivittatum chromosome 1, aRhiBiv1.1, whole genome shotgun sequence, a single genomic region encodes these proteins:
- the NDUFB6 gene encoding NADH dehydrogenase [ubiquinone] 1 beta subcomplex subunit 6 yields the protein MSGYSPEEKLRLEQLRVLRRRWLKDQELSPREPVLPPDSSGPVQRFWQRFLQPQSLWRVYAFKVYNGGVFTLTRILIPAWIIHYYVKYHLEKKPYGTVAVKPRLFPGDRIIETGEIMPPLKEEHPGHH from the exons ATGTCGGGCTACAGCCCAGAAGAGAAGCTGCGGCTAGAGCAGCTGCGGGTGCTGAGGCGGCGCTGGCTCAAAGACCAGGAGCTGAGTCCGCGCGAGCCCGTGCTGCCGCCCGACAGCTCCGGGCCTGTGCAGCGCTTCTGGCAGCGCTTCCTGCAGCCGCAGAGCCTCTGGAGGGTCTAC gcTTTTAAAGTGTACAATGGTGGTGTTTTTACTTTAACTCGAATACTTATACCTGCCTGGATTATTCACTACTATGTCAAATACCATTTAGAG AAAAAGCCGTACGGGACAGTGGCAGTGAAACCCAGGCTATTCCCA ggtgacAGAATCATAGAGACAGGAGAGATAATGCCTCCTCTGAAAGAGGAGCACCCAGGGCATCATTGA